One region of Gossypium raimondii isolate GPD5lz chromosome 6, ASM2569854v1, whole genome shotgun sequence genomic DNA includes:
- the LOC105772028 gene encoding uncharacterized protein LOC105772028, producing the protein MNIPMKTHKSKSFDEKGKGMPSFAFLFSLVIYISIIYVFSLSPSTLFSNSKFWFAISNTLILFIAADYGAFASSKDHNLDLYGEYALHGARRTCTTVVPSFVSQYTRIVTKSSPNEDGKKNEIRVRNSDDNLQQHPMKADNEATKPKTIPRNESDKVNNLQSSKTKHHEAEDENEYWRMTDEELNRRVEEFIHNFNTQIRLQGIRNTQPLDHEYDEQGDTVNQIHI; encoded by the coding sequence ATGAATATTCCAATGAAAACCCACAAATCCAAAAGCTTTGATGAGAAGGGGAAAGGAATGCCCTCCTTTGCCTTCCTTTTCTCCCTTGTGATTTACATCTCTATCATCTACGTCTTTAGCCTTTCTCCATCCACTCTTTTCAGTAATTCCAAGTTCTGGTTTGCTATTTCCAACACTCTCATCCTCTTTATTGCAGCTGATTATGGCGCTTTCGCTTCCTCCAAAGATCACAACCTCGACCTTTATGGTGAATATGCCTTGCACGGCGCAAGAAGGACATGTACTACTGTTGTTCCGTCATTTGTCTCACAATACACTAGAATTGTCACAAAAAGCAGTCCCAATGAAGAtggaaagaagaatgaaatccgAGTGAGAAACTCGGATGATAATTTGCAACAACATCCCATGAAAGCTGATAATGAAGCAACTAAACCAAAAACTATCCCAAGAAACGAGTCTGATAAAGTGAACAATTTGCAGAGTTCAAAGACTAAACACCATGAAGCAGAAGATGAAAACGAGTATTGGAGAATGACAGATGAGGAACTCAACAGGAGAGTTGAAGAGTTTATTCACAACTTCAATACGCAGATTAGGCTTCAAGGTATTAGAAACACCCAACCTTTGGATCACGAATATGATGAGCAAGGAGATACTGTaaatcaaatccatatttaa
- the LOC105773660 gene encoding pyruvate dehydrogenase E1 component subunit beta-3, chloroplastic has product MAAIFQGVGAAPALSSLPSNSFDSKNILFSPRRSFSVRKAPSFVVVRSDGTMNLDLNPKGRRAQQFIANAVATKEDSSAASSSSKPGHELLLFEALREGLEEEMERDPRVCVMGEDVGHYGGSYKVTKGLATKFGDLRVLDTPIAENSFTGMGIGAAMTGLRPVVEGMNMGFLLLAFNQISNNCGMLHYTSGGQFTIPIVIRGPGGVGRQLGAEHSQRLESYFQSVPGIQMVACSTPYNAKGLMKAALRSENPVILFEHVLLYNLKERIPDEDYICNLEEAEMVRPGEHVTILTYSRMRYHVMQAAKTLVNKGYDPEVIDIRSLKPFDLYTIGNSVKKTHRVLIVEECMRTGGIGASLTAAITENFHDYLDAPIICLSSQDVPTPYAGRLEEWTVVQPAQIVTAVEQLCQ; this is encoded by the exons ATGGCTGCCATCTTCCAAGGAGTTGGGGCGGCTCCTGCGTTATCATCATTACCCTCCAATTCTTTCGATTccaaaaatattcttttttctcCTCGTAGATCCTTCTCCG TGAGGAAAGCGCCGAGCTTTGTGGTAGTCAGATCTGATGGAACCATGAACTTGGATTTGAATCCTAAAGGTCGAAGGGCTCAACAATTTATTGCCAATGCAGTTGCG accAAAGAAGATAGCTCCGCAGCGTCGTCATCTTCGAAACCAGG GCATGAGCTTTTACTTTTTGAAGCTCTACGAGAGGGATTGGAAGAAGAAATGGAGAGGGATCCCCGTGTGTGTGTCATGGGTGAAGATGTGGGTCACTATGGAGGTTCCTACAAAGTGACCAAAGGACTAGCTACGAAGTTTGGGGACCTTAGGGTTCTTGACACCCCTATTGCGGAGAACTCTTTCACTGGCATGGGAATCGGAGCTGCTATGACTGGCTTGAGACCCGTTGTTGAGGGTATGAACATGGGATTTCTCCTCCTTGCTTTTAATCAGATCTCAAACAATTGTGGTATGCTTCATTATACGTCTGGTGGCCAGTTTACCATACCGATAGTTATTCGTGGACCTGGTGGTGTTGGACGGCAACTTGGTGCAGAGCATTCTCAACGCCTTGAGTCCTATTTTCAGTCAGTACCTGGAATTCAAATGGTTGCATGTTCAACCCCTTACAATGCCAAGGGATTAATGAAGGCTGCTCTCAGAAGTGAGAACCCTGTTATACTTTTTGAGCATGTTTTGCTTTACAACCTCAAGGAGAGAATCCCAGATGAGGATTATATCTGTAATCTTGAGGAAGCTGAGATGGTAAGGCCTGGAGAACATGTCACTATTCTAACCTATTCAAGGATGAGGTATCATGTGATGCAGGCAGCAAAAACTTTGGTGAACAAGGGTTATGATCCTGAAGTAATTGATATTAGGTCATTGAAACCATTTGATCTTTACACCATTGGTAACTCAGTTAAGAAGACACATCGTGTTCTCATTGTGGAGGAGTGCATGCGGACAGGTGGTATTGGTGCTAGCTTGACCGCTGCCATCACTGAGAATTTCCATGATTATTTGGATGCTCCAATCATCTGCTTATCTTCACAGGATGTGCCTACACCATATGCTGGAAGATTGGAGGAATGGACTGTAGTTCAGCCTGCGCAAATTGTGACGGCGGTTGAGCAGCTCTGCCAGTAG